The following are encoded together in the Deinococcus soli (ex Cha et al. 2016) genome:
- a CDS encoding DUF805 domain-containing protein — MDVVRHYATFTGRARRRTFWMYILTGSLLAAGLALIDEALGLRVSTRLDDDGLLVSLLTLALLLPTIAVTVRRLYDTGHSGSNLWLLLIPLFGWLTLLAWLSEDGKPGTNKWGSDPMSAAGRVPTPAQNN; from the coding sequence ATGGACGTCGTCCGCCACTACGCCACATTCACGGGCCGCGCCCGGCGGCGTACATTCTGGATGTACATCCTGACCGGGAGCCTCCTCGCGGCGGGCCTTGCCCTGATTGACGAGGCGCTCGGTCTACGCGTCAGTACCAGACTGGACGATGACGGACTGCTGGTCAGTCTCCTGACTCTCGCCCTGCTCCTTCCCACCATCGCCGTGACTGTGCGCCGCTTGTATGACACCGGTCATTCGGGCTCGAATCTCTGGTTGCTCCTGATTCCCCTGTTCGGCTGGCTCACGCTGCTCGCCTGGCTTTCAGAGGACGGTAAACCCGGGACCAACAAATGGGGTTCCGATCCGATGTCTGCCGCCGGACGCGTTCCCACTCCTGCGCAGAACAATTGA
- the thrS gene encoding threonine--tRNA ligase: MHVILPDGKQLELQAGATALDAAAAIGPRLAQDALAATANGELVDLMTPLPDGANITLITKKNPADAAPLFRHSLGHVMSQAVGEFYRGKGYADDQIRRGVGPSIENGWYQDFDLPEPLKEEDLPEIEKIMRDIIARGLDFTRREISRAEGLAQFPHDPYKQELIAGLPEDEPITFYTQGDYTDLCRGPHFPNTGKLPGAFKLMSTSGAYWRGNEKNPILQRVYGVAFATQKELDAYLHQLEEAKRRDHRKLGRELELFTIDPLVGKGLPLWLPNGTVLREELTSFMKEQQFQRGYQGVITPNIGNLDLYRTSGHYEKYSDGQFRPIEVDDEEYMLKPMNCPHHVRIYASKPRSYRDLPVRLAEFGTVYRYEQSGELNGLTRVRGFTQDDAHLFVRPDQLKKEFLDVLDLTVLVLKTFGMNEVRFRVGTRDPESDKYVGDEANWTLAEQQIIEAVEEVGLPYTIEPGDAAFYGPKLDFVVKDVLGREWQLGTIQVDYNLPERFDISYVGEDGQDHRPIMIHRAPFGSIERFTGILIEHYAGDFPLWLAPRQIMIIPIADRHNDYAWQLRDELHQAGLRAEVDDSSNRMNAKVRTAELSKIPVMLIVGDKEQEGREVSVRERTPEGHKERKGVAFDDLRNELLGRYRNRS; this comes from the coding sequence ATGCACGTAATCCTTCCCGACGGTAAACAACTCGAACTTCAAGCTGGCGCCACGGCCCTCGACGCCGCCGCCGCCATCGGCCCGCGGCTGGCGCAGGACGCCCTGGCCGCCACCGCAAACGGCGAACTGGTCGACCTGATGACGCCCCTGCCCGACGGAGCAAACATCACCCTGATCACGAAGAAGAACCCGGCGGACGCCGCGCCGCTGTTCCGGCACTCGCTGGGGCACGTCATGAGTCAGGCCGTCGGCGAGTTCTACAGAGGCAAAGGGTACGCGGACGATCAGATCAGGCGCGGCGTGGGCCCCAGCATCGAGAACGGCTGGTACCAGGACTTCGACCTGCCCGAACCCCTGAAGGAAGAGGACCTCCCGGAGATCGAGAAGATCATGCGGGACATCATCGCGCGCGGCCTGGACTTCACGCGGCGCGAGATCAGCCGGGCCGAGGGCCTCGCGCAGTTCCCGCACGACCCGTACAAGCAGGAACTCATCGCAGGCCTGCCCGAGGACGAGCCCATCACGTTCTACACGCAGGGTGACTACACCGACCTGTGCCGCGGGCCGCACTTCCCGAACACCGGGAAGCTGCCCGGCGCGTTCAAGCTCATGAGCACCAGCGGCGCGTACTGGCGCGGCAACGAGAAGAACCCGATCCTCCAGCGCGTGTATGGCGTTGCGTTCGCCACGCAGAAGGAACTCGACGCGTACCTGCACCAGCTGGAGGAAGCCAAGAGGCGCGACCACCGCAAACTGGGCCGCGAACTGGAACTCTTCACCATCGACCCCCTGGTCGGCAAGGGCCTGCCGCTGTGGCTCCCGAACGGCACGGTCCTGCGCGAGGAACTGACCAGCTTCATGAAAGAGCAGCAGTTCCAGCGCGGCTACCAGGGCGTCATCACGCCCAACATCGGCAACCTCGACCTGTACCGCACCAGCGGGCACTACGAGAAGTACTCCGACGGTCAGTTCCGCCCCATCGAGGTGGACGACGAGGAGTACATGCTCAAACCCATGAACTGCCCGCACCACGTGCGCATCTACGCCAGCAAACCCCGCAGCTACCGCGACCTGCCGGTGCGACTCGCGGAGTTCGGCACGGTGTACCGCTACGAGCAGAGCGGCGAACTGAACGGCCTGACCCGCGTACGCGGCTTCACGCAGGACGACGCGCACCTGTTCGTCCGCCCCGACCAGCTGAAGAAGGAATTCCTGGACGTCCTCGACCTCACCGTCCTCGTGCTGAAGACCTTCGGCATGAACGAGGTCCGCTTCCGCGTCGGCACCCGCGACCCCGAGAGCGACAAGTACGTCGGCGACGAGGCCAACTGGACCCTCGCGGAACAACAGATCATCGAGGCGGTCGAGGAAGTCGGCCTGCCCTACACCATCGAACCCGGCGACGCCGCCTTCTACGGCCCCAAACTCGACTTCGTCGTCAAGGACGTCCTGGGCCGCGAATGGCAGCTCGGCACCATCCAGGTGGACTACAACCTCCCCGAACGCTTCGACATCAGCTACGTCGGCGAGGACGGCCAGGACCACCGCCCCATCATGATCCACCGCGCCCCCTTCGGCAGCATCGAACGCTTCACTGGCATCCTCATCGAGCACTACGCCGGGGACTTCCCCCTGTGGCTCGCCCCGCGCCAGATCATGATCATTCCCATCGCGGACCGCCACAACGACTACGCCTGGCAGCTCCGCGACGAACTGCACCAGGCAGGCCTGCGCGCCGAAGTCGACGACTCCTCCAACCGCATGAACGCCAAGGTCCGCACCGCCGAACTCAGCAAGATCCCCGTCATGCTCATCGTCGGCGACAAGGAACAGGAAGGCCGCGAGGTCAGCGTCCGCGAACGCACCCCCGAAGGCCACAAGGAACGCAAAGGCGTCGCCTTTGACGACCTCAGGAACGAACTGCTGGGCCGCTACCGCAACCGCAGCTGA
- the infC gene encoding translation initiation factor IF-3: MMNIAKEHKVNEQIRVRQIRLIGAEGEQVGIIDTRDAMNMAREAGMDLVMVSPQAVPPVCRLLDYGRFRYEQQQNEKENRKRARAQEVKAIKFRVKIDDHDFNTKTGHVRRFLEEGHKVKVTIMFRGRERTHPELGERILVRVAESLADIGAPEGTPSMMGMDMNMIMTPRAEKPAKKERAAEDAPSAPATSAAAAEPAPSEPVANANA, encoded by the coding sequence GTGATGAACATAGCGAAAGAACACAAGGTCAACGAGCAGATCCGCGTGCGCCAGATCCGACTGATCGGTGCCGAAGGCGAGCAGGTGGGCATCATTGACACTCGCGACGCCATGAACATGGCCCGCGAGGCCGGGATGGACCTCGTCATGGTCAGCCCGCAGGCTGTCCCCCCCGTCTGCCGCCTGCTCGACTATGGCCGGTTCCGCTACGAGCAGCAGCAGAACGAGAAGGAAAACCGCAAGCGCGCCCGCGCCCAGGAAGTCAAGGCGATCAAGTTCCGTGTGAAGATCGACGACCACGACTTCAACACCAAGACCGGGCACGTGCGCCGCTTCCTGGAAGAAGGCCACAAGGTCAAGGTCACCATCATGTTCCGTGGACGTGAACGCACCCACCCGGAACTCGGCGAGCGCATCCTGGTGCGCGTCGCGGAGTCCCTGGCGGACATCGGCGCGCCCGAAGGCACCCCGAGCATGATGGGCATGGACATGAACATGATCATGACCCCCCGCGCCGAGAAGCCCGCGAAGAAGGAACGCGCCGCCGAGGACGCCCCCAGCGCCCCGGCCACCAGCGCGGCCGCCGCCGAGCCCGCCCCCAGCGAGCCCGTGGCGAACGCGAACGCGTAA
- a CDS encoding NUDIX hydrolase, with protein MTDLALPRGATQVGLAVDVAAFAMHAGELHVLLVQRGELPHARDWALPGGFVHPGEELHEAALRELRTETSVELEPRHLEQFFTFGEINRDPRGRIVSVAHLAVLPHGTVSVSGGGHTLGAEWMPAHRTPRLAFDHQAILDRALGRLQLRLEYANLALEFLPDTFTLPELQGVYEAILNRKLDKRNFRKRLLAQGSLTPSGERRSGVGRPAQLYRRAKGTRTPAL; from the coding sequence GTGACCGACCTCGCGCTGCCCCGCGGCGCCACGCAGGTCGGGCTGGCCGTGGACGTCGCCGCCTTCGCCATGCATGCCGGGGAACTGCACGTCCTCCTCGTGCAGCGCGGCGAATTGCCCCACGCGCGCGACTGGGCGCTGCCCGGCGGCTTCGTCCACCCCGGCGAGGAACTGCACGAGGCGGCCCTGCGCGAACTGCGCACCGAGACCAGCGTGGAACTCGAACCCCGCCACCTCGAGCAGTTCTTCACCTTCGGGGAGATCAACCGCGACCCGCGCGGCCGGATCGTCAGCGTGGCGCACCTTGCGGTGCTGCCGCACGGCACGGTCAGCGTCAGCGGTGGCGGGCACACCCTCGGCGCCGAGTGGATGCCCGCCCACCGCACGCCCCGGCTGGCCTTCGACCACCAGGCGATCCTGGACCGCGCGCTGGGACGGTTGCAGCTGCGGCTGGAGTACGCGAACCTCGCGCTGGAATTCCTGCCCGACACCTTCACGCTGCCCGAGTTGCAGGGCGTGTACGAGGCGATCCTGAACCGCAAGCTGGACAAACGCAACTTCCGCAAGCGGCTGCTCGCGCAGGGCAGCCTGACCCCCAGCGGCGAGCGGCGCAGCGGCGTGGGCCGCCCCGCGCAGCTGTACCGCCGCGCCAAGGGCACGCGCACGCCCGCGCTGTGA
- the recR gene encoding recombination mediator RecR encodes MKYPPSLVALIRELSRLPGIGPKSAQRLAFHLFEQPREDIERLSRALLEAKRDLHTCPVCFNITDAERCDVCSDPSRDQGVICVVEEPGDVIAIERSGEYRGLYHVLHGVLSPMNGVGPDKLHIRPLLPRVQEGQEVILATGTTVEGDATALYLQRLLEPLGAVVSRIAYGLPVGGALEYADEVTLGRALAGRQRVSKPQGS; translated from the coding sequence GTGAAGTACCCTCCGTCATTGGTGGCGCTCATCCGTGAGCTGTCGCGCCTGCCCGGCATCGGGCCGAAGAGCGCGCAGCGGCTGGCGTTCCACCTGTTCGAGCAGCCCCGCGAAGACATCGAGCGCCTGTCGCGGGCGCTGCTGGAAGCCAAGCGTGACCTGCACACCTGCCCGGTGTGTTTCAACATCACGGACGCCGAGCGCTGCGACGTGTGCAGCGACCCCAGCCGCGACCAGGGCGTGATCTGCGTCGTGGAGGAACCCGGTGACGTGATCGCCATCGAGCGCAGCGGCGAGTACCGCGGCCTGTACCACGTGCTGCACGGCGTCCTGAGTCCCATGAACGGCGTCGGGCCGGACAAGCTGCATATCCGCCCGCTGCTGCCACGCGTGCAGGAGGGGCAGGAGGTCATCCTGGCAACCGGCACGACCGTCGAGGGTGACGCGACCGCGCTGTACCTCCAGCGGCTGCTCGAACCCCTGGGTGCGGTCGTGAGCCGCATCGCGTACGGCCTGCCGGTGGGCGGCGCGCTGGAGTACGCGGACGAGGTAACGCTGGGCCGCGCGCTGGCCGGACGACAGCGCGTCAGCAAACCGCAGGGGAGCTGA
- a CDS encoding DUF805 domain-containing protein yields the protein MNEYLNVIRNNYANFTGRARRREYWMFALINTIIVTVLSIPVYGAAIGMAMQSDTGAAPSAGLTGTTLIFAVLMVIYALAVMVPSIAVTVRRLHDAGFSGWLYLLNFIGLSIVVLVLCVLDSKPGSNKWGPNPKGVTDGTPAPAQNW from the coding sequence ATGAACGAATACCTGAACGTCATCCGCAACAACTACGCCAACTTCACCGGCCGCGCCCGCCGCCGCGAATACTGGATGTTCGCCCTGATCAACACGATCATCGTGACCGTCCTGAGCATTCCCGTGTACGGCGCGGCCATCGGCATGGCCATGCAGTCCGACACGGGCGCGGCTCCCAGCGCTGGCCTGACCGGCACCACCCTGATCTTCGCCGTCCTGATGGTCATCTACGCGCTTGCTGTGATGGTCCCCAGCATCGCCGTGACCGTCCGCCGCCTGCACGACGCGGGTTTCAGCGGCTGGCTGTACCTCCTGAACTTCATTGGCCTGAGCATCGTCGTTCTCGTGCTGTGCGTGCTGGACAGCAAACCCGGCAGCAACAAGTGGGGACCCAACCCCAAGGGCGTGACCGACGGAACCCCCGCCCCCGCGCAGAACTGGTAA
- a CDS encoding GNAT family N-acetyltransferase has product MRRALRPDWVLLAAFRDGVLLGYAAAQDDGSYLRSGGSHHTAKLHDLYTASVARGQRAGRTLMRGMEAWAQARGARYLFCSANLREATPAYERREYMPGAEVREGYRFFEVDFSERTARQPHPERGS; this is encoded by the coding sequence TTGCGGCGCGCTTTGCGCCCGGACTGGGTGCTGCTGGCCGCCTTCCGGGATGGAGTGCTGCTGGGATACGCGGCGGCGCAGGACGACGGGTCGTACCTGCGTTCCGGCGGGTCGCACCACACGGCGAAACTGCATGACCTGTACACCGCTTCGGTTGCTCGCGGGCAGCGGGCGGGCCGGACGCTGATGCGTGGCATGGAGGCGTGGGCGCAGGCGCGGGGCGCGCGGTACCTGTTCTGCTCCGCCAACCTGCGGGAGGCGACGCCCGCCTATGAACGCAGGGAGTACATGCCGGGCGCGGAGGTGCGGGAGGGCTACCGATTCTTCGAGGTGGACTTCAGTGAACGAACGGCCCGCCAGCCGCACCCGGAGCGGGGTTCGTGA
- a CDS encoding glutaredoxin family protein translates to MIKMYTTTWCPDCHAAKRALTSKGLAFEEINIEQDDSAAQYVMSVNGGKRSVPTLVHGDTAASLSGFRPQKLDAFLAQAGL, encoded by the coding sequence ATGATCAAGATGTACACCACCACCTGGTGCCCCGACTGCCACGCTGCCAAGCGCGCCCTGACCAGCAAGGGCCTCGCGTTCGAGGAAATCAACATCGAGCAGGACGACAGCGCCGCCCAGTACGTCATGAGCGTCAACGGCGGTAAACGCAGCGTCCCCACCCTCGTGCACGGCGACACCGCCGCCAGCCTCAGCGGCTTCCGCCCCCAGAAACTCGACGCGTTCCTCGCCCAGGCCGGACTGTAA
- a CDS encoding peroxiredoxin produces the protein MTLTTGDHIPSLEAAQDNGRPYVPTPGRWRVLFFFPKTVTSHCQLQARQYQALLADFQALNVDVIGINSDPRQEQLAFRSVCQLDYPLLNDGQQRISTQFGLLDEPWPGEQVRRPRRETFLVDPSGTVRRHWTQVDAGQDALNVLEGARELLGGESRQSLG, from the coding sequence ATGACCCTGACCACCGGCGATCACATCCCATCCCTGGAGGCCGCGCAGGACAACGGCCGCCCCTACGTCCCGACCCCCGGGCGCTGGCGCGTCCTGTTCTTCTTTCCCAAGACCGTCACCTCGCACTGCCAGTTGCAGGCCCGGCAGTATCAGGCGCTCCTGGCGGACTTCCAGGCCCTGAACGTGGACGTGATTGGCATCAACAGCGACCCCCGGCAGGAGCAACTGGCGTTCCGGAGCGTCTGCCAGCTGGACTACCCGCTGCTGAACGACGGGCAGCAGCGCATCAGCACGCAGTTCGGTCTGCTGGACGAGCCGTGGCCGGGCGAGCAGGTGCGTCGGCCCCGCCGCGAGACGTTCCTGGTCGATCCATCCGGCACGGTGCGCCGTCACTGGACGCAGGTCGACGCCGGTCAGGACGCCCTGAACGTCCTGGAGGGCGCGCGGGAACTCCTGGGCGGTGAGTCCCGGCAGTCGCTGGGCTGA
- a CDS encoding metallophosphoesterase, with amino-acid sequence MLPKLWRGALGVLLGVTLGSCAPAMTGPVTVPDVRATLPALPQDRLRVLVMGDQGTGTEVQRRVAAAMQGVCAREGCDLGVALGDNFYPAGPKDLNSPLFRERFADVYGPLGFPFLVVPGNHDESWLVGGDGADARGADVQVAYSRVNPQWVMPARTYRAPVGTLAEFFGVDTAPLAAYLPGLRPAERPGGAWDQAQRAWLWRAVRGSGARWRLVLGHHPLFSNGKHGNAGAYDRFPFEFQKGGAVRDLYGSVCGAADLLLSGHVHALEVFAPQPECPGTWTAVSGAAGEVGGGPSGSRAAAFAAFGQPGFLRLDLTPAELVVTAYTVAADDTVTAREAARLKKG; translated from the coding sequence ATGCTGCCTAAGTTGTGGAGGGGTGCCCTGGGGGTGCTGCTGGGGGTCACGCTGGGATCGTGCGCGCCAGCCATGACCGGGCCGGTGACGGTGCCGGACGTCCGCGCGACCCTCCCTGCCTTGCCGCAGGACCGGCTGCGGGTGCTGGTCATGGGAGATCAGGGCACCGGAACGGAGGTGCAGCGGCGCGTGGCGGCCGCCATGCAGGGGGTGTGCGCGCGCGAGGGCTGTGACCTGGGGGTGGCACTGGGGGACAATTTCTACCCGGCTGGCCCGAAGGACCTGAATTCGCCGCTGTTCCGCGAGCGGTTCGCGGACGTGTACGGCCCGCTGGGGTTCCCGTTTCTGGTGGTGCCGGGCAACCATGACGAGTCGTGGCTGGTCGGGGGGGATGGGGCCGATGCGCGTGGCGCGGACGTGCAGGTGGCGTACTCGCGCGTGAACCCGCAGTGGGTGATGCCCGCCCGCACCTACCGCGCGCCGGTGGGGACCCTGGCGGAGTTCTTCGGGGTGGACACGGCGCCGCTGGCGGCGTACCTGCCGGGCCTGCGGCCTGCCGAGCGGCCGGGGGGCGCGTGGGATCAGGCGCAGCGGGCGTGGCTGTGGCGCGCGGTGCGGGGCAGCGGGGCGCGCTGGCGGCTGGTGCTGGGGCATCACCCGCTGTTCAGCAACGGGAAGCATGGGAACGCCGGGGCGTACGACCGCTTCCCGTTCGAGTTCCAGAAGGGGGGCGCGGTGCGGGACCTGTACGGCTCGGTGTGCGGCGCGGCGGACCTGCTTCTGAGCGGGCACGTGCATGCGCTGGAGGTGTTCGCCCCGCAGCCGGAGTGCCCGGGCACGTGGACGGCCGTGTCGGGTGCGGCGGGCGAGGTGGGGGGAGGTCCATCGGGCTCGCGTGCGGCGGCGTTCGCGGCCTTCGGTCAGCCGGGCTTCCTGCGGCTGGACCTCACGCCGGCCGAGCTGGTCGTCACGGCGTACACGGTCGCGGCAGACGACACGGTCACGGCCCGCGAAGCCGCTCGGTTGAAGAAGGGTTGA
- a CDS encoding amylo-alpha-1,6-glucosidase: protein MSAPVTFPFGSLTAHNADLEVLLTDGLGGFALSSLSGVPTRCYSGLVASQQPPVQRRTHLVSPLEVLRVPGAGGVRETTLHALEIAPDTFEGEGLRWLTGASLSDLLPEREQLFAGVRVRRRAFMPRGSGAVVFLYDVQSRDPVALRLGGFFVDRDMHAVHERVPTLAFHAAGREVTVQGEAQTRVQVHAPGAVIDALNPQPAPQRVHYRHDLARGEPDTESTLGTPLWELSFPAGGGRAALVVQAVTPGVAQALVLDPWAAYADEAARRRELAVRAQDTTGVPDELVATLAVAADAYLVRRTQPQGVTVIAGYPWFADWGRDSMIALTGLTLLTGRHAEARDLLGTFLCSLRRGLTPNNFHDDGQGAGYNTVDGALWLAVALERYVTVTGDATFAREALPQLRDLLDWHVRGTDHGIRMDPADGLLLAGEPGVQLTWMDVKIEGWVVTPRHGKPIEVQGLWLAALGAESRLSAALGEEARFADTLARAQASFAAFWQGAYVDTLAADGTPDRSVRPNVAIALALPDTPTSPALVAATTAQLEAELLSPAGLHTLSPLDGRYRGNYGGAQVQRDAAYHQGTVWPWPLTAFVELLLAQGEVGRARAALRGLSGHVLEAGLGHVSEVFAGDSLRPGGCPFQAWSVAELLRAHVLVSRAEAQAAGTQSPA from the coding sequence ATGAGTGCGCCTGTCACCTTCCCCTTCGGTTCCCTGACCGCCCATAACGCGGACCTGGAGGTGCTGCTCACCGACGGTCTGGGCGGCTTCGCCCTGAGCAGCCTGTCGGGCGTCCCGACCCGCTGCTACTCGGGGCTGGTGGCCAGCCAGCAGCCGCCGGTGCAGCGGCGCACGCATCTGGTCTCACCGCTCGAGGTGCTGCGCGTGCCCGGCGCAGGCGGCGTGCGCGAGACGACCCTGCACGCCCTGGAGATCGCCCCGGACACCTTCGAGGGCGAGGGGCTGCGCTGGCTGACGGGCGCGTCGCTGAGCGACCTGCTGCCCGAACGGGAGCAGCTGTTCGCGGGCGTGCGGGTGCGCCGCCGGGCGTTCATGCCGCGCGGATCGGGCGCGGTGGTGTTCCTGTACGACGTCCAGAGCCGCGACCCGGTGGCGCTGCGGCTGGGGGGCTTCTTCGTGGACCGGGACATGCACGCCGTGCACGAACGGGTGCCCACGCTGGCCTTCCACGCGGCGGGCCGCGAGGTGACCGTACAGGGCGAGGCGCAGACGCGGGTGCAGGTGCACGCGCCGGGCGCGGTGATCGACGCCCTGAATCCCCAGCCCGCGCCGCAGCGGGTGCACTACCGGCACGATCTGGCGCGCGGCGAGCCGGACACCGAGTCCACCCTGGGCACGCCGCTGTGGGAGCTGAGCTTCCCGGCGGGTGGGGGCCGCGCGGCGCTGGTGGTGCAGGCAGTCACGCCGGGCGTGGCGCAGGCGCTGGTCCTCGACCCGTGGGCGGCGTACGCCGACGAGGCCGCGCGCCGCCGCGAACTGGCCGTGCGGGCACAGGACACGACGGGCGTGCCGGACGAACTGGTCGCCACGCTGGCCGTCGCGGCGGACGCGTACCTGGTGCGGCGCACGCAGCCGCAGGGCGTGACGGTCATCGCCGGGTACCCGTGGTTCGCGGACTGGGGCCGCGACTCCATGATCGCCCTGACCGGCCTGACCCTGCTGACCGGGCGGCACGCCGAGGCGCGCGACCTCCTGGGCACGTTCCTGTGCAGCCTGCGCCGGGGCCTGACGCCGAACAACTTCCACGACGACGGGCAGGGCGCCGGGTACAACACCGTGGACGGCGCGCTGTGGCTGGCGGTGGCACTGGAACGGTACGTGACGGTCACCGGGGACGCGACCTTCGCGCGGGAGGCCCTGCCGCAGCTGCGCGACCTGCTGGACTGGCACGTGCGCGGCACCGATCACGGCATCCGCATGGACCCGGCGGACGGGCTGCTGCTGGCCGGGGAACCGGGCGTGCAGCTCACCTGGATGGACGTGAAAATTGAAGGCTGGGTCGTCACGCCCCGCCACGGCAAGCCCATCGAGGTGCAGGGCCTGTGGCTGGCCGCGCTGGGCGCCGAGTCGCGCCTGTCGGCGGCGCTGGGTGAGGAGGCGCGGTTCGCGGACACCCTGGCCCGCGCGCAGGCCAGTTTCGCGGCGTTCTGGCAGGGCGCGTACGTGGACACCCTGGCGGCGGACGGCACGCCGGACCGCAGCGTCCGCCCGAACGTGGCGATCGCGCTGGCGCTGCCGGACACGCCCACCAGCCCCGCGCTGGTCGCGGCGACGACCGCGCAGCTGGAAGCGGAGCTCCTCTCCCCCGCCGGGCTGCACACGCTGTCACCGCTGGACGGGCGGTACCGGGGCAATTACGGGGGCGCGCAGGTGCAGCGGGACGCGGCGTACCACCAGGGGACCGTGTGGCCGTGGCCGCTGACGGCGTTCGTGGAACTACTGCTGGCGCAGGGCGAGGTCGGGCGGGCGCGGGCGGCGCTACGCGGCCTGAGCGGGCACGTGCTGGAGGCCGGACTGGGACACGTCTCGGAGGTGTTCGCCGGGGACAGCCTGCGCCCAGGCGGGTGCCCGTTCCAGGCGTGGAGCGTGGCGGAGCTGCTGCGCGCGCACGTGCTCGTCAGCCGCGCCGAGGCGCAGGCGGCGGGAACGCAAAGCCCCGCGTAA
- a CDS encoding GNAT family N-acetyltransferase translates to MTLTAHVTPRADLTPQLEAGLRSLLIAAYPQFADFWAGTSYWGSEPEWHLWLADPAGVPVAQLGFGRRVAQIGGRDVTIVGVGGVATHPAFQRRGLGRRLLRDLHAFLHTLPDVEFAFLQCREEVVPFYERGGFMRVPNAAQYLDPDEDRWVTDAGPTLILPVHATLTDWPVGETVNLRGTPW, encoded by the coding sequence GTGACGCTGACCGCGCACGTCACTCCCCGCGCGGACCTGACCCCGCAACTGGAGGCCGGGCTGCGATCACTGCTGATCGCGGCGTACCCGCAGTTCGCGGACTTCTGGGCGGGCACGTCGTACTGGGGCAGCGAACCCGAGTGGCACCTATGGCTGGCCGACCCGGCTGGAGTGCCGGTGGCGCAACTGGGATTCGGGCGGCGTGTAGCGCAGATCGGGGGGCGTGACGTGACCATCGTGGGGGTGGGCGGCGTCGCCACGCACCCCGCATTCCAGCGCCGTGGCTTGGGCCGCCGCCTGCTGCGCGACCTGCACGCCTTCCTGCATACCCTCCCGGACGTGGAATTCGCGTTCCTGCAATGCCGGGAGGAGGTCGTCCCGTTCTACGAGCGGGGCGGTTTCATGCGCGTTCCGAACGCCGCGCAGTACCTCGACCCGGACGAGGACCGGTGGGTGACGGACGCCGGGCCCACCCTGATCTTGCCTGTGCACGCCACGCTGACTGACTGGCCGGTGGGGGAGACCGTGAATCTGCGTGGAACACCCTGGTAG
- a CDS encoding YbaB/EbfC family nucleoid-associated protein, giving the protein MDMKKLMKQMQQAQMAATKIQEDLAAKSVEGSASGLVTVTMNGHGKVTALKIKPEAVDADDVEALEDLILVAIQDAGAKADALQQDATRGLGIPGF; this is encoded by the coding sequence ATGGACATGAAGAAGCTCATGAAGCAGATGCAGCAGGCGCAGATGGCCGCCACGAAGATCCAGGAGGATCTGGCCGCCAAGTCCGTCGAGGGCAGCGCCAGCGGTCTGGTGACGGTCACGATGAACGGGCACGGGAAAGTCACGGCCCTGAAGATCAAGCCCGAAGCGGTGGACGCCGACGACGTCGAGGCACTGGAAGACCTGATCCTGGTCGCCATTCAGGATGCGGGCGCGAAGGCGGACGCCCTGCAGCAGGACGCGACGCGCGGTCTGGGCATCCCCGGTTTCTGA